In one Legionella clemsonensis genomic region, the following are encoded:
- the glyA gene encoding serine hydroxymethyltransferase: MFDKSYTIADFDGELWQAIEAERKRQEDHIELIASENYASPRVLEAQGSVLTNKYAEGYPNKRYYGGCEHVDIAESLAIARAKQLFGADYVNVQPHSGSQANAAVMMALLSPGDVILGMALPHGGHLTHGSKVNFSGKLYHAVEYGVDADTGLIDYNVLENLAVEHRPKMIIAGFSAYSQILDWQRFRAIADKVGAYLMADVAHVAGLIAADLYPSPIPYADVVTSTTHKTLRGPRGGLILARANEEIEKKLNSSVFPGMQGGPLMHVIAAKAVAFAEALQPEFKKYQRQVLLNAKIMAETLKGRGYPIVSGGTENHLMLVNLIAKNLTGKEADAALGKAHITVNKNTVPNDPRSPFVTSGLRLGTPAITTRGFKEKEVSMLSEWIADVLDDVNDEATLSRVKNQVLQLCREFPVYR, encoded by the coding sequence ATGTTTGATAAAAGCTACACGATTGCAGATTTTGATGGAGAACTTTGGCAAGCTATCGAGGCTGAGCGTAAACGTCAGGAAGATCATATTGAGCTTATTGCTTCGGAAAATTATGCAAGTCCGCGGGTACTTGAAGCTCAAGGTTCAGTACTGACTAACAAATATGCTGAGGGTTACCCCAACAAACGCTATTATGGTGGCTGTGAACATGTTGATATCGCAGAATCATTGGCAATAGCAAGAGCTAAGCAATTATTTGGTGCTGATTATGTAAACGTGCAACCACATTCAGGTTCGCAAGCCAATGCAGCTGTCATGATGGCACTCCTCTCACCAGGTGATGTTATTCTTGGAATGGCTCTGCCTCATGGGGGTCATTTAACGCACGGCTCAAAAGTTAATTTCTCAGGCAAACTTTATCATGCAGTGGAATATGGTGTAGATGCTGATACTGGCTTAATTGACTACAATGTTTTGGAGAATCTGGCTGTTGAACATCGACCTAAAATGATTATTGCCGGTTTTTCGGCCTACTCGCAAATCCTGGACTGGCAGCGATTTAGGGCAATTGCTGATAAAGTAGGGGCTTATTTAATGGCCGATGTTGCTCATGTTGCTGGTTTGATTGCTGCAGATCTGTATCCTTCTCCAATTCCCTATGCTGATGTAGTTACCTCAACAACACATAAGACCTTGCGGGGTCCCAGAGGAGGATTAATACTGGCTCGAGCCAATGAGGAAATTGAAAAAAAATTAAATTCCTCCGTATTTCCCGGGATGCAGGGCGGGCCCCTTATGCATGTGATTGCAGCAAAAGCGGTTGCTTTCGCGGAAGCGTTGCAACCTGAGTTCAAAAAGTATCAGCGTCAGGTTTTGTTAAATGCAAAAATTATGGCAGAAACGCTAAAAGGCCGAGGTTATCCCATCGTTTCTGGTGGTACAGAAAATCATCTAATGTTGGTTAATCTGATTGCAAAAAATCTTACTGGCAAAGAAGCTGATGCGGCTCTCGGCAAGGCTCATATTACAGTCAATAAAAATACTGTTCCTAATGATCCTCGCTCTCCTTTTGTAACCAGTGGTCTTCGTTTAGGGACTCCTGCAATTACCACACGCGGCTTTAAAGAAAAAGAGGTAAGCATGTTAAGCGAATGGATAGCTGATGTGCTTGATGATGTTAATGACGAGGCAACCCTTTCCCGAGTTAAAAATCAAGTGTTGCAGTTATGTCGAGAATTTCCGGTATATCGCTAA
- a CDS encoding valine--tRNA ligase: MDKTYSPHAIEKTCYEKWENHHYFAPRGDGKGYCIMLPPPNVTGSLHMGHGFQHTLMDALIRYHRMQGYKTLWQPGTDHAGISTQLVVERQLEAEGLSRRDMSREQFLDRVWQWKEESGNQITQQMRRIGSSVDWSRERFTMDEGLSAAVQKVFVQLYDEGLIYRGTRLVNWDPKLGTAVSDLEVLSEEEDGFLWHIRYPILDSEESLVIATTRPETMLGDTAVAVHPADERYKHLIGKQIKLPLSERVIPIIADDYVEQDFGSGCVKITPAHDFNDHEIGKRHELPLINILTKKGTINKNAPLNYQGMDRFVAREQIVQDLDKAGLLVKIEPHKLKVPRGEKSGVIIEPLLTDQWYVKIKPLAEPAVEAVKKGDIRFVPESWTKTYFQWMENIEDWCISRQLWWGHRIPAWYDSHGHVYVGYSENDVRFKYKLDESISLKQDEDVLDTWFSSALWPFSTLGWPERTPEFEQFYPTSVLVTGFDIIFFWVARMIMMGLKFTGKVPFKEVIITGLIRDSEGHKMSKSKGNVLDPIDIIDGIDLESLVKKRTSNLMLTSVRNKIAKTTRKEFPEGIAAFGTDALRFTFCSLASTGRNVRFDMGRVEGYRNFCNKLWNASRYVLLNTDEEQIDFGDGAFQYSPADEWILSRLQHTIAQCHHYFETYRFDLLANTLYEFVWHEYCDWYLELSKSVLYDQQALGAMKRGTRRTLIHVLDQILKLLHPIMPFITEEIWQRTSKLTSTNGETILLSPFPKVNEEFINPEVEEEIDWLKAVIQSIRTIRSEMTISPAKLIPLYLKNVTPDIKERVEKYQTTLLTLSKLTHIYCMEDDEKTPVSASAIVGELELLIPMAGLIDKNAELARLQKELIKLDKDISLAENKLGNPKFTDNAPADIIAKEQEKLAQALLTKDKLLHHKKTVESL; the protein is encoded by the coding sequence ATGGATAAGACTTACTCTCCTCATGCGATTGAAAAAACTTGTTATGAAAAGTGGGAAAACCACCATTATTTTGCACCGCGTGGTGATGGTAAGGGTTATTGTATTATGTTGCCTCCACCCAATGTGACTGGCAGTTTACACATGGGGCATGGTTTTCAACACACGTTAATGGATGCATTAATACGGTACCATCGCATGCAAGGTTATAAAACACTTTGGCAGCCTGGAACTGATCATGCAGGGATATCCACCCAATTAGTGGTGGAACGACAACTGGAAGCCGAAGGTCTTTCACGCAGAGACATGTCACGCGAGCAATTTCTAGATAGAGTTTGGCAATGGAAAGAAGAATCGGGTAATCAAATTACTCAACAAATGCGTCGCATTGGTTCCTCTGTCGACTGGTCTCGTGAGCGCTTCACGATGGATGAAGGCTTATCTGCAGCAGTGCAGAAAGTATTCGTGCAATTATATGACGAAGGCTTAATCTACCGAGGCACACGACTGGTAAACTGGGATCCCAAGTTAGGCACAGCAGTTTCTGATCTCGAAGTACTTTCTGAAGAGGAAGACGGTTTTTTGTGGCATATTCGTTACCCTATTCTTGATTCAGAGGAATCGCTTGTTATTGCAACCACACGTCCTGAAACCATGCTGGGTGATACAGCAGTTGCCGTTCATCCTGCAGACGAACGTTACAAGCATCTTATTGGTAAACAAATTAAACTTCCACTGAGCGAGAGAGTGATTCCTATTATTGCTGATGACTACGTCGAACAGGATTTTGGCAGTGGCTGTGTAAAAATTACTCCTGCTCATGATTTCAATGATCATGAAATTGGTAAACGTCATGAATTACCTTTAATTAATATTTTAACTAAAAAAGGCACCATTAATAAGAATGCTCCCCTTAATTATCAGGGAATGGATCGTTTCGTCGCACGTGAGCAAATTGTTCAAGATCTGGATAAAGCAGGATTACTGGTTAAAATAGAACCACATAAGCTAAAAGTCCCTCGAGGAGAAAAATCCGGTGTTATTATTGAACCTCTCTTAACCGATCAATGGTATGTCAAAATCAAACCCTTGGCTGAACCTGCTGTTGAAGCAGTTAAAAAAGGAGACATTCGTTTTGTTCCCGAGAGCTGGACAAAAACTTATTTTCAGTGGATGGAAAATATTGAGGACTGGTGTATAAGTCGACAATTATGGTGGGGGCATCGCATTCCCGCCTGGTATGATAGTCACGGCCATGTCTATGTCGGCTATAGCGAGAATGACGTACGCTTTAAGTATAAACTCGATGAGTCCATTTCCTTGAAACAGGATGAAGATGTTTTAGATACTTGGTTTTCTTCCGCCTTGTGGCCCTTCTCTACCTTGGGTTGGCCGGAACGGACTCCTGAATTTGAACAATTTTACCCCACCTCAGTGTTAGTCACTGGTTTTGACATTATTTTCTTCTGGGTTGCTCGCATGATTATGATGGGACTTAAATTTACTGGCAAAGTCCCTTTCAAAGAAGTCATTATCACTGGCCTTATTCGTGATAGCGAGGGGCATAAAATGTCCAAATCCAAGGGTAATGTACTTGATCCAATTGATATTATTGACGGCATTGATTTGGAAAGCCTGGTTAAAAAAAGAACATCAAATCTTATGCTGACTTCGGTTCGCAACAAGATAGCCAAAACAACACGTAAGGAATTTCCAGAGGGTATCGCCGCTTTTGGTACTGATGCCTTACGTTTTACCTTTTGCTCTCTGGCATCCACTGGCCGTAATGTACGTTTTGATATGGGTCGTGTTGAAGGCTATCGCAATTTCTGTAACAAACTGTGGAATGCTTCCCGCTACGTTTTGTTAAACACTGATGAAGAGCAGATTGATTTTGGCGACGGTGCTTTCCAATACAGTCCTGCTGATGAATGGATTCTGTCTCGTTTACAGCATACTATCGCTCAGTGTCATCATTATTTTGAAACCTATCGCTTTGATTTGCTGGCCAATACCCTCTACGAATTTGTTTGGCATGAATACTGCGACTGGTATCTCGAGTTATCAAAATCCGTACTTTATGATCAGCAAGCTTTAGGTGCTATGAAACGAGGTACACGTCGTACCTTAATTCATGTGCTTGATCAGATTTTAAAATTATTACATCCAATTATGCCTTTTATTACCGAAGAAATTTGGCAACGCACCAGTAAATTAACCAGCACCAACGGTGAAACCATCCTGTTAAGCCCTTTCCCAAAGGTTAATGAAGAATTTATTAATCCTGAAGTGGAAGAGGAAATCGATTGGCTAAAGGCAGTAATTCAATCGATACGTACTATTCGTAGTGAGATGACTATTTCTCCTGCGAAGCTTATTCCTTTATATCTAAAAAATGTAACACCTGATATCAAAGAACGTGTAGAAAAATATCAAACCACATTACTGACTTTAAGCAAATTGACTCATATTTATTGTATGGAAGACGATGAAAAAACCCCTGTTTCTGCCTCAGCAATAGTGGGTGAGTTGGAATTATTAATTCCCATGGCGGGATTAATTGACAAGAATGCTGAGTTGGCACGACTACAGAAAGAGCTCATTAAATTAGACAAAGATATTTCTCTGGCAGAAAATAAACTTGGAAATCCTAAATTTACCGACAATGCTCCCGCGGATATTATTGCCAAAGAACAAGAAAAGCTTGCTCAGGCATTACTTACAAAGGATAAATTGTTACACCATAAGAAAACGGTAGAGTCTCTTTAG
- the nrdR gene encoding transcriptional regulator NrdR yields MHCPFCHAEDTKVVDSRLVAEGAQVRRRRQCLICHERFTTFETAELIMPLIIKRDGRREPFNIQNLRAGMLRALEKRPVSVDALEEAIVTIMQQIRRRGEREIDSREVGELVMKQLYRLDHVAYVRFASVYKRFKDVSDFRQAIDEMKDDRNS; encoded by the coding sequence ATGCATTGTCCATTTTGTCATGCCGAAGACACCAAGGTAGTTGATTCTCGCCTTGTTGCAGAAGGAGCTCAGGTTCGAAGAAGACGACAATGTCTTATCTGTCATGAGCGTTTTACGACTTTTGAGACGGCTGAATTAATTATGCCGTTAATTATTAAGCGAGATGGGCGCAGAGAGCCTTTTAATATTCAAAATTTACGTGCAGGCATGTTGCGTGCCCTGGAAAAAAGACCTGTAAGCGTTGATGCCTTGGAAGAGGCAATTGTGACTATTATGCAACAGATTCGCCGTCGCGGTGAGCGGGAAATTGATTCACGTGAAGTAGGCGAGCTGGTAATGAAGCAATTATACCGTCTTGATCATGTTGCTTATGTACGTTTTGCTTCCGTATACAAGCGCTTTAAAGACGTCAGTGATTTCAGACAAGCGATTGATGAAATGAAAGATGATAGAAACTCATGA
- a CDS encoding BON domain-containing protein yields the protein MLKIIKLFTITLLITLIAACAATPTTESTGQYLDSAAITAKVKAELVDKLGAKGFAIKVKTYKDLVQLSGFVNSAVIKQRAGVIAGNVEGVKHVRNDLIVK from the coding sequence ATGTTAAAAATAATCAAGTTATTCACTATCACATTACTGATAACTCTTATCGCTGCTTGTGCTGCGACACCAACGACTGAAAGCACTGGACAATATCTTGACAGTGCTGCAATTACAGCAAAGGTTAAAGCGGAATTGGTGGATAAATTAGGAGCTAAAGGATTTGCAATCAAGGTAAAAACTTATAAAGACCTTGTGCAATTGAGTGGGTTCGTAAACAGTGCGGTAATCAAACAGCGTGCTGGTGTCATTGCTGGCAATGTGGAGGGTGTGAAGCACGTTCGTAATGATTTGATTGTTAAATAA
- a CDS encoding J domain-containing protein — MKAPLDIFKLFKVEPTADLPKIKSAYYTRTIELHTQEELDSAIINAELRQIQLAYETVNSEEKLNSYRTRYSLNCFLRGKHYTGFFAQESMGEYYLSIPFCEKGENSNYPDILTLPKLKNGELPRVNLEHLVNLLNNTCAKTTLAVTLTKEKMVAINNLHKFHYPQLLVRVKIPKHLLSSRELSESEIYGHVEQISLNASSYRCLWTLIGCSFSQSDILSITPMAIEEYKNSTRFNLDEINSLWPFDYHYETHDIQSALLA; from the coding sequence ATGAAAGCCCCTCTGGATATTTTCAAACTATTTAAAGTAGAGCCTACCGCTGATTTGCCAAAAATAAAAAGTGCTTATTATACTCGAACTATTGAGCTTCATACTCAAGAAGAATTAGATTCTGCAATAATCAACGCAGAGCTACGTCAGATACAGTTGGCTTATGAAACAGTTAATTCCGAGGAAAAATTAAATTCCTATCGCACTCGATATTCCTTAAATTGCTTTCTTCGGGGGAAACACTATACCGGTTTTTTTGCACAAGAGAGTATGGGAGAATACTATCTTAGTATTCCTTTTTGCGAAAAGGGCGAAAATAGCAACTATCCGGACATTCTTACTTTACCTAAGCTTAAGAATGGAGAACTTCCCAGAGTTAATCTTGAACATCTTGTTAACCTATTAAATAATACCTGCGCTAAAACTACTCTTGCCGTTACCTTAACTAAAGAAAAAATGGTGGCAATTAATAACTTGCATAAGTTTCATTACCCACAGCTTCTAGTGCGCGTAAAGATCCCTAAACATTTGTTATCAAGTCGTGAGCTATCTGAAAGTGAGATCTATGGGCATGTGGAGCAAATTTCTCTTAACGCTTCTTCTTACCGTTGTTTATGGACTCTTATCGGTTGCAGTTTTTCCCAGTCAGATATTCTTAGTATTACTCCTATGGCAATCGAAGAGTATAAAAATTCTACGCGATTTAATCTAGACGAGATTAACTCATTATGGCCATTTGACTACCACTATGAAACCCATGATATTCAAAGCGCCTTATTAGCTTAG
- the nusB gene encoding transcription antitermination factor NusB, with the protein MEKQEISGKRRARKLALQALYQWHMSHQALYEIEAQFRVNNNMAKVDDKYFCRLLHGIPKQIDKLEENLKPFLDRPIESLNPIELTVLRLGAFELLHCPEIPYRVVLDEAISLTREFGSQDGYRYVNGVLNNLAQQARKIEISHG; encoded by the coding sequence GTGGAAAAACAAGAAATTAGTGGCAAAAGACGCGCCAGGAAATTAGCATTGCAAGCGCTTTATCAATGGCACATGTCTCATCAAGCGTTGTACGAAATTGAAGCCCAGTTTCGCGTGAATAATAATATGGCAAAAGTAGATGATAAGTATTTTTGCCGGCTTCTTCATGGTATTCCTAAGCAAATTGACAAATTGGAGGAGAATCTTAAACCTTTTTTAGACAGACCTATTGAAAGTTTAAATCCTATTGAGCTGACGGTATTGCGATTAGGCGCCTTTGAACTCCTTCACTGCCCTGAAATACCCTACCGTGTTGTCCTGGATGAAGCCATTTCCCTAACCAGGGAGTTTGGTTCTCAAGATGGTTATCGTTACGTAAATGGCGTCTTAAATAATTTGGCGCAGCAAGCCAGAAAAATTGAAATTAGTCATGGATGA
- a CDS encoding DNA gyrase inhibitor YacG codes for MKKEQKPSCPICGKPNTWTPENTFKPFCSERCKLIDLGEWANETRKIPGDPVYPDVPSGDLEDL; via the coding sequence ATGAAAAAAGAACAGAAACCCAGTTGTCCCATCTGTGGAAAACCGAACACCTGGACGCCTGAAAATACGTTTAAGCCCTTTTGTTCCGAGCGCTGTAAATTAATTGATTTAGGTGAATGGGCCAATGAAACCCGAAAAATTCCTGGTGATCCTGTTTATCCTGACGTTCCCTCTGGTGATCTTGAAGATCTCTAG
- a CDS encoding efflux RND transporter permease subunit, translated as MKFTDIFIKRPVLASVISLLIFLFGLNSILTMQIRQYPRMDNTVITITTAYPGADANLIAGFITTPLEAAVASAEGIDYMTSSSTQGVSTITLTIKLNFDPQVAFTDVMSKVQQTLNQLPPESQQPVIVKSSDTSTPLMYISLDSADMTPQQITDYATRVVQPQLETVDGVAKAEILGGATYSMRIFLNPVKMAALNVSPADVSNVLARNNFLTAAGSTKGEYVAINMTAKTDLNNAEEFSQLIVRSSNNSIIRLRDIAKIELGSQDYNTSVRFDGKKAVFIAITPTPTANPLTVISDVRKIMPSIQREFPPSLKGTVVYDATDFIRASIEEVVETILEAALIVIVVIFLFLGSVRSVIIPVVTIPLSLIGVCTFMLFLGYSINLLTLLAFVLAIGLVVDDAIVVVENVHRHIEEGRTPLQASIIGAREIATPVIAMTITLAAVYAPIGFMGGLTGALFKEFAFTLASAVIISGIIALTLTPMMCSKILSADISSGRFVHFLDDKFNRLKARYQRLLHSLLDTRAIILIFAAAVLLMLPYLYTHTPDETAPEEDQGFFFVVGTAPQYATINYIEAFTKPFDEIYKSFPETEHYFTVNMSAPVSGMVLKAWDKRTKTQFQLKEPLQKKLDEVAGLKAFAVIPPPLPGGGSGTPIQFVIKTTNDFQTLFEISNKLMEKAQQSGLFIYLDNSLKFNQPEVEFQINRSKASDLGLDMQTIGSSLTSALSGNYVNYFNLQGRSYQVIPQLDRKYRLTPEQLSEIYVRTANDTMVPLSTVVTGKEIVQPNAVTHFQQLNSATIQGVMMPGQTLGQGLAFLAEAAKDVLPKGFTYDYGGQSRQFIQEGSALILAFFMAIIVIFLVLSAQYESFRDPLIILISVPMSICGALIPLNLGAASINIYTQVGLITLIGLISKHGILIVDFANQLQREKHLDRRAAVEEAAGIRLRPILMTTAAMVFGVIPLLMATGAGAVSRFDIGLVIAMGLLVGTGFTLFVVPTMYTYLAADHRHDLAKEKQASLNENLMTSPPESE; from the coding sequence ATGAAATTCACAGATATATTTATCAAACGCCCTGTTTTAGCTTCTGTCATAAGTCTTCTAATTTTTTTATTTGGATTAAATTCAATCCTGACCATGCAGATACGTCAATATCCACGGATGGATAATACAGTGATTACAATAACCACGGCTTATCCTGGCGCAGATGCCAACTTAATCGCAGGGTTTATAACCACCCCACTTGAAGCAGCTGTGGCAAGTGCAGAAGGGATTGATTATATGACCTCCTCAAGTACCCAGGGTGTTAGTACAATCACATTAACAATTAAGCTCAACTTTGATCCTCAAGTTGCTTTTACTGACGTCATGAGCAAGGTGCAGCAAACCTTAAACCAGCTACCACCCGAATCGCAACAACCGGTGATTGTCAAAAGTTCTGACACCTCAACACCACTAATGTACATTAGTCTGGATAGTGCGGATATGACCCCACAACAAATCACGGATTACGCAACGCGTGTTGTGCAACCACAGCTTGAAACCGTAGATGGTGTGGCCAAAGCTGAAATTCTTGGTGGGGCTACTTATTCCATGAGAATTTTTCTTAATCCTGTAAAAATGGCAGCGTTAAACGTCTCGCCTGCTGATGTCTCCAATGTACTGGCGCGCAATAATTTCCTAACAGCAGCAGGCAGTACAAAAGGTGAATACGTTGCCATTAATATGACGGCGAAAACTGATCTTAATAATGCGGAAGAATTCAGCCAATTGATCGTCCGCTCCAGTAATAATTCTATTATTCGTCTACGTGATATTGCCAAGATAGAGCTGGGATCTCAGGATTATAATACGTCTGTTCGTTTCGATGGTAAAAAGGCTGTATTTATTGCCATTACTCCAACACCCACTGCAAACCCACTCACAGTAATTAGTGATGTCCGCAAGATTATGCCTTCCATTCAGCGCGAATTTCCCCCTTCATTGAAAGGTACGGTGGTCTATGATGCCACAGACTTTATTCGTGCCTCCATTGAAGAAGTAGTGGAAACTATTCTGGAAGCAGCCTTAATTGTTATCGTGGTGATCTTTTTATTTCTGGGATCTGTACGCTCGGTTATTATCCCAGTCGTTACCATACCGCTATCATTGATCGGTGTCTGCACGTTTATGCTTTTTCTTGGCTACTCGATTAATTTGCTGACACTACTTGCTTTTGTTCTGGCAATTGGACTTGTAGTGGACGATGCCATTGTCGTGGTTGAAAATGTGCACCGCCATATCGAAGAGGGTCGAACACCACTGCAAGCATCCATTATTGGCGCGCGTGAAATTGCAACACCGGTTATTGCCATGACCATTACTTTGGCTGCCGTGTATGCCCCCATTGGTTTTATGGGAGGGTTAACTGGTGCTCTATTTAAAGAATTTGCATTTACCCTGGCAAGTGCAGTAATAATTTCTGGAATCATCGCACTTACTTTAACGCCTATGATGTGTTCTAAAATTCTTTCTGCCGACATTAGCAGCGGGCGTTTCGTTCATTTTCTTGATGACAAGTTTAATCGACTAAAAGCCCGCTACCAGCGCCTACTTCATAGCCTGTTGGATACAAGAGCCATTATATTGATATTCGCCGCAGCCGTTTTACTAATGCTTCCCTATCTTTATACTCATACACCCGATGAGACAGCCCCTGAAGAAGATCAAGGTTTTTTCTTCGTCGTGGGTACAGCACCTCAATATGCAACCATTAATTACATTGAAGCCTTCACCAAACCTTTCGATGAAATCTATAAAAGTTTTCCCGAAACAGAGCATTATTTTACCGTTAACATGAGTGCACCCGTTTCTGGAATGGTGTTAAAAGCCTGGGATAAACGCACTAAAACCCAGTTTCAATTGAAAGAGCCGCTACAGAAGAAATTAGATGAAGTTGCAGGACTAAAAGCCTTTGCTGTAATTCCTCCGCCGCTGCCAGGAGGTGGTAGCGGCACGCCCATTCAATTTGTTATAAAAACTACGAATGATTTTCAAACGCTATTTGAGATCTCCAATAAACTGATGGAGAAGGCACAACAGAGTGGTCTTTTCATTTACCTGGATAACAGTTTAAAATTTAATCAACCAGAAGTAGAATTTCAAATTAATCGCTCAAAAGCTTCTGATTTAGGTTTGGACATGCAAACTATTGGTAGCAGTTTAACGAGTGCATTATCAGGCAATTATGTGAATTACTTCAACCTTCAAGGGCGAAGTTATCAGGTGATTCCCCAATTGGATAGAAAATATCGCCTTACTCCTGAACAGCTAAGCGAAATTTACGTTCGCACCGCCAATGACACTATGGTGCCTTTATCAACCGTTGTTACAGGCAAAGAAATAGTACAGCCTAATGCTGTTACTCATTTCCAGCAGCTTAACTCCGCTACCATTCAAGGGGTAATGATGCCAGGGCAAACTTTGGGTCAAGGATTAGCCTTTCTTGCCGAAGCAGCCAAAGACGTATTACCCAAGGGATTTACCTATGACTATGGTGGACAGTCACGACAATTTATTCAGGAAGGAAGTGCTCTTATTCTTGCTTTTTTTATGGCTATCATTGTTATTTTCCTGGTACTCTCAGCGCAATATGAAAGCTTTCGAGATCCCTTAATCATTCTCATTAGCGTGCCTATGTCGATTTGTGGAGCTCTTATTCCACTGAATTTAGGTGCTGCAAGTATTAATATTTATACGCAAGTGGGCTTAATTACTTTAATTGGTTTAATCAGTAAACACGGAATTTTGATTGTCGATTTTGCCAATCAGTTACAACGTGAAAAACACCTTGATCGCAGAGCTGCAGTTGAAGAGGCAGCAGGCATTCGATTACGTCCTATTTTAATGACTACTGCTGCCATGGTATTTGGCGTTATTCCTTTATTAATGGCTACAGGTGCAGGTGCGGTGAGTCGTTTTGATATCGGTTTGGTAATTGCCATGGGATTGTTAGTGGGTACTGGATTTACTCTTTTTGTTGTACCTACAATGTATACATACCTTGCCGCTGACCATCGTCATGACTTGGCTAAAGAAAAACAGGCCAGTTTAAATGAAAATTTGATGACTTCTCCACCTGAATCTGAATAG
- a CDS encoding efflux RND transporter periplasmic adaptor subunit: MKKRMTIMIIALVVVFGGIIAFNLFKSFMIKRFFASYEPPAVSVSSVTAVKKNWKPTIAAVGNFVAINGVEVNSQTSGNVIEIHFESGQYLEKDQPLIDIDDRVDQATLKFNKADLALKELSYKRQADLFKRGATPSSNVDEALASLQQAQANVEKTQAEISQKHITAPFSGQLGIRQVNLGQYITPGQTSIVTLQSMDPLFLEFYLPEQMLKRLHLEQRIQFSVEGFPNRVFEGKITAINAKVDTNTHNILVQATVPNCPATDPQLKSAKDQKSQKENNPMVIKCDSSLNAKNHVTQFAFIPGMFAAISVEQPSIPDTVVLPSTAISYSLYGNSVFVIEKDKQGKKDNEGKDILRVRRVFVSTGEQEGNFTVIKKGIEPGQQVVSSGELKLQNGTRVVINNSVKLQDAADPDQLGQ, encoded by the coding sequence ATGAAAAAACGCATGACTATCATGATAATTGCTCTTGTGGTTGTATTTGGAGGAATTATTGCGTTTAATCTCTTTAAAAGTTTTATGATTAAGCGGTTTTTTGCAAGTTACGAACCTCCAGCTGTTAGCGTTTCATCGGTCACCGCTGTTAAAAAAAATTGGAAACCCACCATTGCTGCCGTTGGCAATTTTGTTGCCATTAATGGCGTTGAGGTAAACTCACAAACCTCAGGCAACGTTATAGAAATTCATTTTGAGTCAGGTCAATATCTTGAAAAGGATCAGCCTCTTATTGATATTGATGATAGGGTTGATCAAGCTACGCTTAAGTTTAATAAGGCAGATTTGGCCTTAAAAGAATTAAGTTACAAACGTCAAGCTGATTTATTCAAACGTGGAGCGACTCCAAGTTCAAATGTTGATGAGGCTCTTGCAAGCCTGCAGCAAGCACAAGCCAATGTCGAAAAAACTCAGGCTGAAATAAGTCAAAAACACATTACTGCCCCATTTTCAGGTCAACTCGGGATTCGTCAGGTTAACTTAGGCCAATACATCACCCCAGGACAAACCTCTATCGTCACCCTGCAATCGATGGACCCCTTATTTCTTGAATTTTACTTACCTGAGCAAATGTTAAAACGCTTACATCTTGAGCAACGGATTCAATTTAGTGTTGAAGGATTCCCCAATCGCGTATTTGAAGGAAAAATAACCGCTATCAATGCCAAGGTTGATACGAATACACATAATATCCTGGTACAGGCAACGGTTCCAAATTGTCCGGCAACTGATCCTCAGCTAAAAAGTGCCAAGGATCAAAAAAGTCAAAAAGAAAATAACCCGATGGTCATTAAATGTGATAGCAGTTTAAATGCAAAAAATCACGTGACCCAGTTTGCATTTATTCCTGGAATGTTTGCTGCCATTTCTGTTGAGCAACCCTCAATTCCCGATACAGTTGTCTTACCTTCCACCGCGATTTCTTATAGTTTATATGGCAATTCCGTTTTTGTTATCGAGAAAGACAAACAAGGTAAAAAAGATAATGAAGGCAAAGATATTCTACGTGTAAGACGCGTCTTTGTGAGCACGGGTGAACAGGAAGGTAACTTTACAGTGATTAAAAAAGGCATTGAACCTGGACAACAAGTCGTTAGTTCTGGTGAGCTCAAATTGCAAAATGGAACACGTGTAGTCATTAATAACAGCGTAAAACTGCAAGATGCCGCTGATCCAGATCAGTTAGGTCAATAA